From a single Elusimicrobiota bacterium genomic region:
- a CDS encoding FtsW/RodA/SpoVE family cell cycle protein, whose protein sequence is MFKEEKGLFNRFIENTDWILVGALIFLIFTGILSVYSAVLHYGNPGRFIATQGAAIGIGVAGMIILLSFNYQNFRQFVYPLYVFSILILVCVLFFGATVRGTKGWFNFGYFSFQPVELAKLIFILVLAGFLDMRSKTIKTVAT, encoded by the coding sequence ATGTTTAAAGAAGAAAAAGGTTTATTCAATCGTTTCATAGAAAATACTGACTGGATTTTAGTCGGAGCTCTAATCTTTTTAATATTTACCGGTATTTTGAGTGTTTATTCTGCAGTTTTGCATTATGGTAATCCCGGCAGGTTTATAGCTACTCAAGGAGCCGCTATAGGTATCGGTGTAGCAGGGATGATAATTCTTTTGAGTTTCAATTATCAAAATTTTCGCCAATTTGTTTACCCTCTATATGTTTTTTCAATTCTAATATTAGTCTGTGTGCTTTTTTTCGGCGCTACGGTAAGGGGCACAAAAGGCTGGTTTAATTTCGGTTATTTTTCGTTTCAGCCGGTTGAACTGGCAAAATTAATATTTATTTTAGTTCTTGCAGGTTTTCTTGATATGCGTTCCAAAACAATTAAAACAGTCGCAAC